A portion of the Pseudomonas sp. GR 6-02 genome contains these proteins:
- the folK gene encoding 2-amino-4-hydroxy-6-hydroxymethyldihydropteridine diphosphokinase, with protein sequence MERIYIGMGSNLADPAEQLRSAVEALARLPQTELVGVSGFYQSDSLLPGQPRYTNAVAALDSRLAPLELLDALQAIENGQGRQRLERWGPRTLDLDIVLFGDRLIDEPRLKVPHYHLQERAFVLYPLAELAPADLRLADGRTLAELLAACPFVGLERLPAA encoded by the coding sequence ATGGAACGCATCTACATCGGCATGGGCAGCAATCTGGCTGACCCTGCCGAACAGTTGCGCAGCGCTGTCGAGGCCTTGGCACGCTTGCCGCAGACCGAACTGGTCGGTGTTTCCGGGTTTTATCAAAGCGACTCGCTGCTGCCCGGCCAACCGCGTTATACCAACGCGGTCGCCGCTCTCGACAGCCGCCTCGCGCCGCTGGAGCTGCTCGATGCCCTGCAAGCCATCGAGAACGGACAAGGCCGCCAGCGCCTTGAACGCTGGGGCCCGCGCACGCTGGATCTGGACATCGTGTTGTTCGGCGATCGACTGATCGACGAACCGCGCCTCAAAGTCCCTCACTATCACCTGCAGGAACGAGCCTTTGTGCTCTATCCGTTGGCCGAACTGGCACCGGCGGATTTGCGCCTGGCTGACGGCCGCACCCTCGCAGAATTACTCGCCGCCTGCCCGTTCGTCGGCCTGGAACGCCTCCCGGCAGCCTGA
- the panB gene encoding 3-methyl-2-oxobutanoate hydroxymethyltransferase, translating into MPAITLTTLQSLKQTGEKITMLTCYDATFAHACNEAGVEVLLVGDSLGMVLQGHDSTLPVTTAEMAYHVAAVKRGNTDALILADLPFMAYATIEQTMTNSALLMQAGAHMVKVEGALWLADSIRLLAERGIPVCAHMGLTPQSVNILGGYKVQGRNENQARQMRADAISLEQAGAAMLLLECVPSELAEEISQAVKIPVIGIGAGSGTDGQVLVLHDMLGLSMTGRVPKFVKNFMTDQTSIQAALSAYVTEVKAATFPGIEHGFSA; encoded by the coding sequence ATGCCAGCCATCACCCTGACCACGCTCCAGAGCCTCAAGCAGACAGGTGAAAAGATCACCATGCTGACCTGCTATGACGCGACCTTCGCCCACGCCTGCAATGAGGCCGGGGTTGAAGTGCTGCTGGTGGGCGACTCCCTCGGCATGGTCTTGCAAGGTCACGACAGCACCCTGCCGGTGACCACTGCTGAAATGGCCTACCACGTGGCAGCCGTCAAACGCGGCAACACCGATGCCCTGATCCTCGCCGACCTGCCCTTCATGGCCTACGCCACCATTGAACAAACCATGACCAACAGCGCGCTGTTGATGCAGGCCGGTGCGCACATGGTCAAGGTTGAAGGGGCATTGTGGCTCGCGGACTCGATCCGTCTGCTGGCCGAACGCGGCATCCCGGTGTGCGCGCACATGGGGCTGACACCGCAATCGGTCAACATCCTCGGCGGCTATAAAGTCCAGGGCCGCAACGAGAACCAGGCGCGGCAGATGCGTGCCGACGCAATTTCCCTGGAACAGGCCGGCGCGGCCATGCTGCTGCTCGAATGCGTGCCGAGCGAATTGGCCGAAGAAATCAGCCAGGCGGTGAAGATCCCGGTGATTGGCATCGGCGCCGGCAGTGGCACCGACGGTCAGGTACTGGTTCTGCACGACATGCTGGGCTTGTCCATGACCGGCCGCGTGCCAAAGTTCGTGAAGAACTTCATGACCGACCAAACCAGCATTCAAGCAGCCTTGAGCGCTTACGTCACTGAAGTCAAAGCGGCGACTTTCCCTGGCATCGAACACGGATTCTCTGCATGA
- a CDS encoding polynucleotide adenylyltransferase PcnB yields the protein MLKKLFQSFRSPLRRTQHIRSTPEVLNSGQHSLQKAQFSRYAVNIVERLQNAGYQAYLVGGCVRDMLLGITPKDFDVATSATPEQVRAEFRNARIIGRRFKLVHIHFGREIIEVATFRANHPQNDEDEDSNQSSRNESGRILRDNVYGTLEEDAQRRDFTINALYYDPVSERILDYANGVHDIRNHLIRLIGDPKQRYQEDPVRMLRAVRFAAKLNFGIEKHSALPIRDLAPMLREIPSARLFEEVLKLFLSGHAADTFEMLVDLQLFDPLFPASAEALEYNPTYTHTLISEALINTDLRIKQNKPVTPAFLFAALLWPALPARVLRLQERGMPPIPAMQEAAHELIAEQCQRIAIPKRFTMPIREIWDMQERLPRRSGKRADLLLDNPRFRAGYDFLLLRESAGEQTDGLGEWWTDYQDANDSERRDMIRELSGKDDGSGAPRKRRRSGGAKRKRAAGASSTTGE from the coding sequence ATGCTGAAGAAGCTGTTCCAGTCATTCCGTTCTCCCCTGCGTCGTACGCAACACATCCGCAGCACGCCTGAAGTGCTCAATAGCGGCCAACATTCGCTGCAAAAGGCGCAATTCAGCCGTTACGCGGTCAACATCGTCGAACGCTTGCAGAACGCCGGTTACCAGGCTTACCTGGTCGGCGGCTGTGTGCGTGACATGCTGCTCGGCATCACGCCGAAAGATTTCGACGTCGCCACCAGTGCCACCCCTGAACAGGTACGGGCCGAATTCCGCAACGCGCGGATCATCGGTCGTCGCTTCAAACTGGTGCATATCCACTTTGGCCGCGAAATCATCGAAGTCGCGACCTTCCGCGCCAATCACCCGCAAAACGACGAGGACGAAGACAGCAACCAGTCTTCCCGCAACGAAAGCGGGCGCATCCTGCGCGATAACGTCTACGGCACCCTGGAAGAAGACGCGCAACGCCGCGACTTCACCATCAACGCCCTGTATTACGATCCGGTCAGCGAGCGCATTCTCGACTACGCCAATGGCGTACACGACATCCGCAATCACTTGATCCGCCTGATCGGCGATCCGAAGCAGCGCTACCAGGAAGACCCGGTGCGGATGCTGCGGGCCGTGCGTTTCGCCGCCAAGCTGAATTTCGGTATCGAGAAGCACAGCGCCCTGCCGATCCGCGATCTGGCACCGATGCTGCGCGAGATTCCATCAGCCCGTCTGTTCGAAGAAGTGCTCAAGCTGTTCCTCTCCGGCCACGCCGCGGACACCTTCGAGATGCTGGTCGACCTGCAGTTGTTCGATCCGCTGTTCCCGGCCAGTGCCGAGGCGCTGGAATACAACCCGACGTACACCCACACGCTGATCAGTGAAGCACTGATCAACACGGACTTGCGGATCAAGCAGAACAAACCGGTCACCCCGGCGTTCCTGTTCGCCGCCCTGCTCTGGCCTGCCCTGCCGGCCCGCGTGCTGCGCTTGCAAGAACGTGGCATGCCGCCGATTCCGGCGATGCAGGAAGCAGCGCACGAGTTGATTGCCGAACAGTGCCAGCGTATTGCGATTCCGAAACGCTTCACCATGCCGATCCGCGAGATCTGGGACATGCAGGAGCGTCTGCCGCGTCGCAGCGGCAAGCGGGCCGACCTGTTGCTGGACAACCCGCGGTTCCGTGCCGGCTACGACTTCCTGCTGCTGCGCGAAAGCGCTGGCGAACAGACTGATGGCCTGGGCGAATGGTGGACCGACTATCAGGACGCCAACGACAGCGAACGTCGGGACATGATCCGCGAACTCAGCGGCAAGGACGACGGCAGCGGTGCTCCGCGCAAACGTCGCCGCAGTGGCGGCGCCAAACGCAAACGCGCTGCCGGCGCTTCGAGCACGACAGGCGAATAA
- the panC gene encoding pantoate--beta-alanine ligase, producing MNTVKTVRELRAAVARARSEGKRIGFVPTMGNLHSGHIALITKATQRVDFVVASIFVNPLQFGAGEDLDKYPRTLAADQEKLLQAGCHLLFAPTVEEMYPDGMAGQTRVSVPQLSEGLCGASRPGHFEGVATVVSKLFNMVQPDLAIFGQKDFQQLAVIRALVHDLNMPIQIIGEPTVRAADGLALSSRNGFLSEEQRAIAPEVYRTLTRIIDAIKQGERDYPTLINEQIKQLEAAGLRPDYLEIRHALTLRPATAQDRDLVILVAAFLGTTRLIDNLHLNLDATS from the coding sequence ATGAACACCGTAAAAACCGTACGCGAACTGCGGGCCGCGGTGGCCCGCGCCCGTAGCGAAGGCAAGCGCATCGGCTTTGTGCCGACCATGGGCAACCTGCACAGCGGGCATATCGCGCTGATTACCAAAGCCACCCAACGGGTGGATTTCGTGGTCGCGAGCATTTTCGTCAACCCGCTGCAATTCGGCGCCGGCGAAGACCTCGACAAATACCCGCGGACCCTGGCCGCCGATCAGGAGAAACTGCTCCAGGCCGGTTGCCATCTGCTGTTTGCCCCAACCGTCGAAGAAATGTACCCCGACGGCATGGCCGGCCAGACCCGCGTCAGCGTTCCACAACTGTCTGAAGGCCTGTGCGGCGCCAGCCGTCCGGGGCATTTCGAAGGGGTGGCGACGGTAGTCAGCAAGCTGTTCAACATGGTCCAGCCGGACCTGGCGATCTTTGGCCAGAAAGACTTCCAGCAACTGGCGGTGATTCGCGCCCTGGTGCACGACCTGAACATGCCGATCCAGATCATCGGCGAACCGACCGTACGGGCCGCCGACGGTCTGGCGTTATCGTCACGCAATGGTTTCCTCAGCGAAGAACAGCGGGCCATCGCACCAGAGGTCTATCGCACCCTGACCCGGATCATCGACGCGATCAAACAGGGCGAGCGCGATTACCCGACGCTGATCAACGAGCAGATCAAGCAACTGGAAGCCGCTGGCCTGCGTCCGGATTACCTGGAAATTCGCCATGCGCTGACCTTGCGTCCGGCGACAGCGCAAGATCGGGATCTGGTGATTCTGGTGGCGGCGTTCCTCGGCACGACGCGGTTGATCGACAACCTGCATCTGAACCTCGACGCTACGTCTTAA